A genomic segment from Agelaius phoeniceus isolate bAgePho1 chromosome 2, bAgePho1.hap1, whole genome shotgun sequence encodes:
- the ARL11 gene encoding ADP-ribosylation factor-like protein 11, with the protein MGKLISKGWRKRDARVIMLGLDFAGKSTLLYKLKSGQAVETCPTVGFNVESLRTPCGISFTLWDVGGQDSLRASWPNYLEDINTLVFVLDSTDTARLAEAMAALEEALSHPGMAGIPVLLLANKQDVPGALAPAQLGEMLRLGGLARHRWMLRGCSAHTGQGLQEVLAILGMLLRGSGHSSLSQEQPRRAPEQT; encoded by the coding sequence ATGGGGAAGCTGATCTCCAAAGGCTGGAGGAAAAGAGATGCTCGAGTTATCATGCTGGGGCTCGACTTCGCTGGCAAATCCACCCTTCTGTACAAACTGAAGAGCGGCCAGGCTGTGGAGACCTGCCCCACGGTGGGATTCAACGTGGAGTCTCTGAGAACTCCCTGTGGCATTTCCTTCACCCTCTGGGATGTTGGGGGACAAGACAGCCTGCGGGCCAGCTGGCCGAACTACCTGGAGGACATCAACACCCTCGTCTTCGTGCTTGACAGCACAGACACGGCCCGGCTGGCTGAAGCAATGGCGGCCCTGGAGGAGGCCCTGAGCCACCCTGGCATGGCTggcatccctgtgctgctcctggccaacAAGCAGGACGTGCCGGGAGCgctggctcctgcccagctgggggAGATGCTGCGGCTCGGGGGGCTGGCCAGGCACCGCTGGATGCTCCggggctgcagtgcccacaCTGGCCAGGGCCTGCAGGAAGTGCTGGCCatcctgggaatgctgctgcggggctcagggcacagctccctgtcccaggagcagcccaggcgAGCTCCAGAGCAAACCTGA
- the RCBTB1 gene encoding RCC1 and BTB domain-containing protein 1: protein MTHSSIMVDVGKWPIFTLLSPQEIASIRKACVFGTSANEAIYITHNDEVFVFGLNCSNCLGTGDNQSTIVPKKLEALCGKKISSLSYGSGPHVVLCTEDGEVYAWGHNGYSQLGNGTTNQGITPVQVCTNLLIKKVVEVACGSHHSMALSLDGDLYAWGYNNCGQVGSGSTANQPTPRRVSNCLQGKIVVGIACGQTSSMAVVNNGEVYGWGYNGNGQLGLGNNGNQLTPCRVAALHSVCVLQIACGYAHTLALTDEGLLYAWGANTYGQLGTGNKSNQLSPVQIMMEKERVVEIAACHSAHTSAAKTQSGQVYMWGQCRGQSVTFPHLTHFACTDDVFACFATPAVMWRLLSVEHEDFLTVAESLKKEFDSPETSDLKFRVDGKYIHVHKAVLKIRCEHFRTMFQSYWNEDMKEVIEIDQFSYPVYRAFLEYLYTDSVDLPPEDAIGLLDLATSYCENRLKKLCQHIIKRGITVENAFSLLSAAVRYDAEDLEEFCFKFCVNHLTEVTQTTAFWQMDGPLLKEFIAKASKCGAFKN from the exons ATGACACACAGCAGCATCATGGTGGACGTAGGCAAGTGGCCAATATTTACCTTACTTTCCCCCCAAGAAATTGCTTCCATTCGGAAAGCGTGTGTGTTCGGGACGTCGGCCAACGAAGCCATTTACATCACGCACAACGACGAG gtATTTGTTTTCGGACTGAATTGCAGTAATTGTTTGGGAACTGGAGATAATCAGAGCACAATAGTACCAAAGAAGTTGGAAGCCTTATGTGGAAAGAAGATCTCCAGTCTCAGTTATGGAAGTGGACCCCATGTTGTTCTTTGTACTGAAG ATGGTGAAGTGTATGCTTGGGGACATAATGGTTACAGCCAACTTGGAAATGGCACAACCAATCAGGGCATTACTCCTGTTCAAGTTTGCACAAATCTCTTAATAAAGAAAGTGGTGGAAGTAGCTTGTGGCTCTCATCATTCCATGGCACTCTCATTGGATGGGGAT CTGTACGCTTGGGGCTACAATAACTGTGGTCAAGTTGGATCTGGATCTACAGCCAACCAGCCAACTCCTCGCAGAGTTTCCAACTGCTTGCAGGGTAAAATTGTGGTTGGCATCGCTTGTGGCCAGACCTCCTCCATGGCTGTAGTAAACAATGGTGAG GTTTATGGCTGGGGTTACAATGGCAATGGGCAGCTCGGGCTGGGGAACAACGGGAACCAGCTGACCCCGTGCAGAGTGGCAGCGCTGCACAGCGTCTGTGTGCTCCAG ATTGCCTGCGGCTATGCGCACACTCTAGCACTAACAGATGAGGGCTTGCTCTATGCCTGGGGAGCTAACACTTACGGGCAGCTGGGGACTGGCAATAAAAGTAatcagctcagccctgtgcagaTCATGATGGAAAAAGAAAG GGTGGTGGAGATCGCCGCCTGCCACTCAGCGCACACGTCGGCGGCCAAGACGCAGAGCGGCCAGGTGTACATGTGGGGGCAGTGCCGGGGCCAGTCCGTCACCTTCCCGCACCTCACCCACTTCGCCTGCACCGACGATGTGTTCGCCTGCTTCGCCACCCCCGCCGTCATGTGGCGCCTGCTCTCCGTAG AGCATGAAGACTTTTTAACAGTAGCAGAGTCTCTGAAGAAAGAGTTTGACAGCCCAGAAACCTCAGACCTGAAGTTCCGTGTGGATGGAAAGTACATCCATGTCCACAAAGCTGTTCTGAAAATCAG GTGTGAACACTTCAGAACCATGTTCCAGTCATACTGGAACGAGGATATGAAGGAGGTGATAGAAATAGACCAGTTTTCCTACCCTGTGTATCGTGCCTTCCTCGAGTACTTGTACACGGACAGCGTTGACCTCCCGCCGGAAGATGCAATAG GGCTCTTGGATTTGGCTACTTCATACTGTGAAAACAGACTGAAAAAACTGTGTCAGCACATTATCAAGAGAGGAATTACTgtggaaaatgcattttcattgctctctgctgctgtcagatATGATGCAGAG GACTTAGAGGAATTCTGCTTTAAGTTTTGTGTCAATCATTTGACAGAAGTGACACAAACTACAGCATTTTGGCAAATGGATGGTCCCCTGCTAAAGGAATTTATTGCTAAAGCCAGTAAATGTGGAGCCTTTAAGAACTGA